One genomic window of Polaromonas sp. SP1 includes the following:
- a CDS encoding sensor histidine kinase produces MKSGLQRRLLMLLLVPLGIFALVSIYFDYQTAGNVALQKDQQLARLIPLLADSVVAPGITAGREPLLLLAPAVEDFLKGRTGSVGFRLSDAQGEFLAGEAWIPELLPATHDIEFHSLEHQGVIYRIAAQRTRTSAGELIVQLADGSDPRQQWVRSVLFKVLLPNLILVVVAGFAVNWAVMRALKPLIELKDAVERRSPRDLSAIDPLTTPAEVQPLVTALNRLFGLVNDQAEGQRRFVADAAHQLRTPLAGLQAQVEAWAQAARVGQAAGSDGAVTLPAEKIIKLRNATRRTSQLANQLLALSRADASAAAAQPMQRVDLKDLCESILPLHLDAATRKGIDLGLDAQPAQASGYEWLLRELLGNLVDNAVKYTPPGGTVTIRCGPGAGPQPDPDHPRWGVFLEVEDDGPGIAPEERGKALERFYRVLGTVGEGNGLGLAIANEIARVHRSQLELDDASADASGPRGLRVRLSL; encoded by the coding sequence ATGAAATCAGGCCTGCAGCGCCGCCTGCTCATGCTGCTGCTGGTTCCGCTGGGCATCTTCGCGCTGGTGAGCATTTACTTTGACTACCAGACCGCCGGCAACGTCGCCCTGCAAAAAGACCAGCAGCTGGCCCGGCTGATTCCCCTGCTGGCCGACTCCGTGGTGGCGCCCGGCATCACCGCGGGCCGTGAGCCCCTGCTGCTGCTGGCGCCGGCGGTGGAAGATTTCCTCAAGGGCCGCACCGGCTCCGTCGGTTTTCGCCTGTCGGATGCGCAAGGCGAATTCCTGGCGGGCGAGGCCTGGATCCCCGAACTGCTGCCGGCCACACACGACATCGAATTCCACAGCCTTGAGCACCAGGGCGTGATCTACCGCATCGCGGCCCAGCGCACCCGCACCTCCGCCGGCGAGCTGATCGTGCAGCTGGCCGACGGCTCGGACCCGCGCCAGCAATGGGTGCGCTCCGTGCTCTTCAAGGTGCTGCTGCCCAACCTCATCCTGGTGGTGGTGGCGGGCTTTGCGGTCAATTGGGCCGTGATGCGGGCGCTCAAGCCGCTGATCGAGCTCAAAGACGCGGTGGAGCGCCGCAGCCCGCGCGACCTCAGCGCGATCGACCCGCTGACCACGCCGGCCGAAGTCCAGCCGCTCGTCACAGCCCTGAACCGCCTGTTCGGGCTGGTCAATGACCAGGCCGAGGGCCAGCGCCGTTTTGTGGCCGACGCGGCGCACCAGCTGCGCACGCCGCTGGCCGGGCTGCAGGCGCAGGTCGAGGCCTGGGCGCAGGCCGCCAGGGTGGGGCAGGCGGCGGGTTCCGACGGCGCCGTCACGCTGCCCGCCGAGAAAATCATCAAGCTGCGCAACGCCACCCGGCGGACCTCGCAGCTGGCCAACCAGCTGCTGGCGCTGTCGCGCGCCGACGCGTCGGCCGCCGCCGCCCAGCCCATGCAGCGGGTGGATTTGAAGGACCTGTGCGAATCCATCCTGCCGCTGCACCTGGACGCGGCCACGCGCAAAGGCATTGACCTGGGCCTGGACGCCCAGCCGGCGCAGGCCAGCGGCTATGAATGGCTGCTGCGTGAATTGCTGGGCAACCTGGTGGACAACGCCGTCAAGTACACGCCCCCCGGCGGCACCGTCACCATCCGCTGCGGGCCCGGCGCCGGCCCGCAGCCGGACCCGGATCACCCGCGCTGGGGCGTCTTCCTGGAGGTCGAAGACGACGGCCCCGGCATTGCCCCCGAAGAGCGTGGCAAGGCGCTGGAGCGTTTCTACCGGGTCCTGGGCACGGTCGGGGAGGGCAATGGCCTGGGCCTGGCGATTGCCAATGAAATCGCCCGGGTTCACCGCTCCCAGCTGGAGCTGGATGACGCCTCCGCGGACGCCTCGGGCCCGCGCGGGCTGCGGGTGCGGCTGAGTTTGTAG
- a CDS encoding amino acid ABC transporter permease: MNLDWNIVWQHRWDLAHGAGLTVLLTVLTMLAAVPAGIVLALMRLSRSRILSTASLWFVEFFRNLPLILVVYWAFYVMPVFLHIEFSAFTTGLIALCLNVSAYNAETFRAGINSIRKGQMEAAIAVGMSRWQAMKQIIIPQAWRRVLPVLASTWVSLFKDTSLVSVIAVGELAHVALQIRSSSFRVLEMLTAMAVIYWLMGYPQAKLVDWIHKRFEVKE; encoded by the coding sequence ATGAACCTCGACTGGAACATCGTCTGGCAGCACCGCTGGGACCTGGCGCACGGCGCGGGGCTGACCGTGCTGCTCACCGTGCTGACCATGCTGGCGGCGGTGCCGGCCGGCATTGTGCTGGCGCTGATGCGGCTGTCGCGCTCGCGCATTCTCTCTACAGCGTCGCTGTGGTTTGTGGAGTTCTTTCGCAACCTGCCGCTGATCCTGGTCGTGTACTGGGCGTTTTATGTGATGCCGGTGTTTCTGCACATCGAGTTCTCAGCCTTCACCACCGGGCTGATCGCGCTGTGCCTGAATGTCTCGGCCTACAACGCCGAGACCTTCCGCGCCGGCATCAACTCCATCCGCAAGGGCCAGATGGAAGCGGCGATCGCCGTGGGCATGAGCCGCTGGCAGGCGATGAAGCAGATCATCATTCCGCAGGCCTGGCGGCGCGTGCTGCCGGTGCTGGCCAGCACCTGGGTGTCGCTGTTTAAAGACACCTCGCTGGTGTCGGTGATCGCGGTGGGCGAGCTGGCGCACGTGGCGCTGCAGATCCGCTCGTCGAGCTTTCGCGTGCTGGAAATGCTCACGGCGATGGCCGTTATTTACTGGTTGATGGGTTATCCGCAGGCCAAGCTGGTCGACTGGATTCACAAACGATTTGAGGTCAAGGAATGA
- a CDS encoding amino acid ABC transporter permease yields the protein MELDFSPLIDSWQYLLGGLGLTLLLSLLTAAGSLVLGTALGLGRVYGKAWLRIPIVFYIDTQRAIPVLVILVWFYFAVPILTGISFHPFWAALMALTLHIAAYVAEIVRAGIESIRPGQIRAALALGMSRAQIVRKVVLPQALVRMLPSFGSILSITIKDTAIAAVIAVPELMKRAETIAGQSYRPIEVFTTVMVIYFIILFPGSRLIDRLYQRVAHLGRS from the coding sequence ATGGAACTTGATTTTTCACCCCTGATCGACAGCTGGCAGTACCTGCTGGGCGGCCTGGGGCTCACATTGCTGCTGTCCTTGCTGACCGCCGCCGGCAGCCTGGTGCTGGGCACTGCCCTGGGCCTGGGCCGTGTCTACGGCAAGGCCTGGCTGCGCATCCCGATTGTTTTTTACATCGACACGCAGCGCGCCATTCCCGTGCTGGTGATCCTGGTGTGGTTTTATTTCGCGGTGCCCATCCTGACGGGCATCAGCTTTCACCCTTTCTGGGCCGCGCTGATGGCGCTGACGCTGCACATCGCCGCCTACGTGGCCGAGATCGTGCGCGCCGGCATTGAATCGATACGGCCGGGGCAGATACGCGCGGCGCTGGCGCTGGGCATGTCACGCGCGCAGATCGTGCGCAAGGTGGTGCTGCCGCAGGCGTTGGTGCGCATGCTGCCGTCCTTCGGCTCCATCCTCTCCATCACCATCAAGGACACGGCCATTGCCGCCGTGATCGCCGTGCCGGAACTGATGAAGCGCGCCGAAACCATCGCCGGCCAGAGCTACCGGCCGATTGAAGTCTTTACCACCGTGATGGTGATTTATTTCATCATCCTTTTCCCCGGCTCGCGGCTGATCGACCGGCTGTACCAGCGCGTGGCGCACCTGGGGCGCTCATGA
- the slmA gene encoding nucleoid occlusion factor SlmA, with translation MSDLASESEVNPQATPAAAEPAARKRPKPGERRVQILQALATMLEQPGAERITTSALAARLDVSEAALYRHFASKAQMFEGLIEFIEQSVFTLINQIGEREPDHAVRTRKLVIMILQFAEKNPGMTRVMVGDALVFENDRLQERMNQFFDKLESSLKQSLRDAAAASGAATPTVDAQVRASVIVAFMVGRLQRFARSGFKRLPSEHLEASLANLLG, from the coding sequence ATGTCCGACTTAGCGTCTGAATCCGAAGTGAACCCGCAGGCCACGCCGGCTGCTGCCGAGCCTGCGGCGCGCAAGCGCCCCAAACCGGGCGAGCGCCGGGTCCAGATCCTGCAGGCGCTGGCGACGATGCTGGAACAGCCGGGCGCCGAGCGCATCACCACCTCGGCCCTGGCGGCCAGGCTCGATGTGAGCGAAGCGGCCCTGTACCGCCATTTCGCCAGCAAGGCGCAGATGTTCGAGGGTTTGATCGAATTCATCGAACAAAGCGTTTTCACCCTGATCAACCAGATCGGCGAACGCGAGCCCGACCACGCGGTGCGCACCCGCAAGCTGGTCATCATGATTTTGCAGTTTGCCGAAAAGAACCCCGGCATGACGCGCGTCATGGTGGGCGATGCGCTGGTGTTTGAAAACGACCGCCTGCAAGAGCGCATGAACCAGTTTTTTGACAAGCTGGAGTCCAGCCTGAAACAAAGCCTGCGCGACGCAGCCGCCGCCAGCGGCGCGGCCACCCCCACGGTCGACGCCCAGGTGCGCGCCTCGGTCATCGTCGCGTTTATGGTGGGGCGCCTGCAGCGTTTCGCCCGCTCGGGCTTCAAGCGCCTGCCGTCCGAGCACCTCGAAGCCAGCCTGGCCAATCTATTAGGCTAA
- a CDS encoding mannitol dehydrogenase family protein — MQELTPAALPALAERGITTPLFDRNPSGIGVVHLGLGAFHRAHQAVVFDALLHNGDAGWGVLGVAMRSTQLADALAQQQGVYSVQINSHAGRSWQVVGSVLGTCVAAREPERVIGAIAAPSTRWVTLTVTEKGYGPDLAALLVKGLLARRQAGAGGLTIASCDNLTDNGRKLQKLCLEQARGESDALAGWIEQHCAFPNSMVDRIVPATTPERLQEAAEALGVADQCAVATEGFWEWVMEDRFADPADAKVLASAGVKVVADVRPFEQAKLYMLNGSHSAMANMGAVLGLPTVHECIAQPDLQRFVHGLMTQEVMPHLARPDAAAYRDALLARFANPALKHSVHQIATDNSQKIPQRWVPSVVAQLARGGKVEHLALAAAAWMRYCLGEDEAGKPYALNDPLAQTLQDVARKHRGDVAKTVDALLGAGAIWGQELPRDPRWASRVAHWLERTQSVGLLGAIKELNSA; from the coding sequence ATGCAAGAACTCACTCCGGCGGCGCTGCCCGCCTTGGCCGAACGCGGCATCACGACCCCCCTTTTTGACAGAAATCCTTCCGGCATCGGCGTGGTGCATCTGGGCTTGGGCGCTTTTCACCGGGCGCATCAGGCCGTGGTGTTCGATGCCCTGCTTCACAACGGTGACGCGGGCTGGGGTGTTCTGGGCGTGGCGATGCGCTCCACACAGCTCGCCGATGCGCTGGCGCAGCAGCAAGGCGTGTACTCAGTGCAAATCAACAGCCACGCCGGCCGCAGCTGGCAGGTGGTGGGCTCGGTACTCGGCACCTGCGTGGCGGCGCGCGAGCCGGAGCGTGTGATCGGCGCCATCGCCGCGCCGTCCACGCGCTGGGTGACATTGACGGTGACCGAGAAGGGCTACGGCCCGGACCTGGCGGCGCTGCTGGTCAAGGGCTTGTTGGCGCGCCGCCAGGCCGGCGCCGGCGGGCTGACGATTGCCTCCTGCGACAACCTCACCGACAACGGCCGCAAACTGCAAAAGCTTTGCCTGGAGCAGGCGCGCGGCGAGAGCGATGCGCTCGCCGGCTGGATAGAACAACACTGCGCCTTCCCCAACAGCATGGTCGACCGCATTGTGCCGGCCACCACGCCCGAAAGGCTGCAGGAAGCCGCCGAAGCGCTGGGCGTCGCCGACCAATGCGCCGTCGCGACCGAAGGTTTTTGGGAATGGGTGATGGAAGACCGTTTTGCCGACCCCGCCGACGCCAAGGTGCTGGCCTCGGCCGGCGTGAAGGTGGTGGCCGATGTCCGGCCCTTCGAGCAGGCCAAGCTCTACATGCTCAACGGCAGCCATTCAGCCATGGCCAACATGGGCGCGGTGCTGGGCTTGCCCACCGTGCATGAATGCATTGCCCAGCCCGACCTGCAGCGCTTTGTGCACGGCCTCATGACGCAGGAAGTCATGCCCCACCTGGCGCGCCCCGACGCGGCCGCCTACCGCGACGCCTTGCTGGCGCGCTTTGCCAACCCGGCGCTCAAGCACAGCGTGCACCAGATCGCGACCGACAACTCGCAGAAGATCCCGCAGCGCTGGGTGCCTTCGGTGGTGGCGCAACTGGCCCGTGGCGGCAAGGTAGAACACCTGGCGCTGGCCGCTGCGGCGTGGATGCGTTATTGCCTGGGCGAAGACGAAGCCGGCAAACCCTACGCGCTGAACGACCCGCTTGCGCAGACGCTGCAGGACGTCGCCAGGAAGCATCGCGGTGATGTGGCCAAGACCGTGGACGCCTTGCTGGGCGCCGGTGCGATCTGGGGGCAAGAATTGCCGCGCGACCCACGCTGGGCGTCGCGCGTGGCGCATTGGCTGGAGCGTACCCAGTCAGTCGGGCTGCTGGGCGCGATCAAGGAACTCAATAGCGCTTGA
- a CDS encoding amino acid ABC transporter ATP-binding protein, with the protein MTTNTAAHGERRGAHLPPVVVYDQVRKLYGDFVAIDGVSVQVNKGEVMCLIGPSGSGKSTLLRCTNALEVVDGGRVLFDGVPLPTDETEARKVRRRMGMVFQNFELFPHKSALDNVAIGPVTVLGMSEDEARARAMKLLEKVGLADKANNFPSGLSGGQQQRVAIARALAMEPEVMLFDEPTSALDPETIGEVLNVMKRLADEGMTMVVVTHEMAFAQRVANWVVVFDHGKVVEQGPPGQIFENPTAERTRDFLGHLGWSG; encoded by the coding sequence ATGACGACAAACACCGCAGCCCACGGCGAGCGCCGCGGCGCCCACCTGCCGCCGGTGGTGGTGTACGACCAGGTGCGCAAGCTGTACGGCGACTTCGTGGCCATCGACGGCGTGTCAGTGCAGGTCAACAAGGGCGAGGTGATGTGCCTGATCGGGCCCTCGGGCTCGGGCAAGTCCACCCTGCTTCGCTGCACGAATGCGCTGGAGGTGGTGGACGGTGGCCGCGTGCTGTTTGACGGCGTGCCGCTGCCGACCGACGAGACCGAAGCGCGCAAGGTGCGCCGCCGCATGGGCATGGTGTTCCAGAACTTCGAGCTGTTTCCGCACAAGAGCGCGCTCGACAACGTGGCCATCGGCCCCGTCACCGTGCTGGGCATGAGCGAAGACGAGGCGCGCGCCCGCGCCATGAAGCTGCTCGAAAAAGTCGGCCTGGCCGACAAGGCGAACAACTTCCCGAGCGGGCTTTCAGGCGGCCAGCAGCAGCGCGTGGCGATTGCCCGCGCGCTGGCGATGGAGCCGGAGGTCATGCTGTTCGACGAGCCGACCTCGGCGCTGGACCCGGAAACCATCGGCGAGGTGCTCAACGTGATGAAGCGCCTGGCCGACGAAGGCATGACCATGGTGGTCGTCACGCATGAAATGGCGTTTGCCCAGCGCGTGGCCAACTGGGTGGTGGTGTTCGACCACGGCAAGGTGGTCGAGCAAGGCCCGCCCGGCCAGATTTTCGAGAACCCTACGGCCGAGCGCACGCGCGACTTCCTCGGCCACCTGGGCTGGAGCGGCTGA
- a CDS encoding FadR/GntR family transcriptional regulator: protein MNTPQVKTPATPEVVLPSANTDRSYQKLAGQILELIGQGEFASGARLPSERALAERFDVSRTSVREAIIALELQGAVEVRGGSGIYVAQLPAIRPPVFMPQTGPGPFEVLRARCLIESEIASVAAVTRQDADLDRIFAALAAMREHMDDKLANESADRLFHLRIAEATGNSVLLQMVTALWDHARGPLWSQMEAHFHSPALRAASQEDHQRVFSALLARDAEGARSAMKAHLERVISEFAQAWR from the coding sequence ATGAACACCCCCCAAGTCAAAACCCCCGCTACGCCAGAGGTCGTGCTGCCTTCCGCCAATACGGACCGGTCTTACCAAAAGCTGGCGGGGCAGATCCTGGAGCTGATTGGGCAAGGGGAATTCGCCTCGGGCGCCCGCCTGCCGTCAGAGCGGGCCCTGGCCGAGCGTTTTGACGTGAGCCGCACCTCGGTGCGCGAAGCCATCATTGCGCTGGAGCTGCAAGGCGCCGTCGAAGTGCGCGGCGGCTCCGGCATTTATGTGGCCCAGCTGCCGGCCATTCGCCCGCCGGTGTTCATGCCGCAAACCGGCCCCGGCCCGTTTGAGGTGCTGCGCGCCCGCTGCCTGATCGAATCGGAAATCGCTTCGGTGGCCGCCGTCACTCGCCAGGACGCCGACCTGGACCGCATCTTTGCGGCGCTGGCCGCCATGCGCGAGCACATGGACGACAAGCTCGCCAACGAATCGGCCGACCGCCTGTTTCACCTGCGTATTGCCGAGGCCACCGGCAACAGCGTGCTGCTGCAAATGGTCACCGCGCTGTGGGACCACGCGCGCGGGCCGCTGTGGTCGCAGATGGAGGCGCACTTTCACTCCCCCGCGCTGCGCGCGGCCTCGCAGGAAGACCACCAGCGGGTGTTCAGCGCGCTGCTGGCGCGGGATGCCGAAGGTGCCAGAAGTGCCATGAAGGCGCACCTCGAACGCGTCATCAGCGAGTTCGCCCAAGCCTGGCGCTGA
- a CDS encoding malate/lactate/ureidoglycolate dehydrogenase → MQKVLQAQYLRAQAASIFIAAGSSPAEAEKVAANLVMANLSGHDSHGIGMLPRYVDAVLEGGLTPNAEVKTLLDTGSLLSLNGQRGYGQSIGEQAMALGMARAKTHGSCIMALAESHHLGRIGHFAEMAVAQGLVSLHFVNVMTRPVVAAWGGSDGRYGTNPCCIGIPLKDQPPFVLDFATSRVAQGKMRVAHNQGKSVQPGLLIDEHGQPTTDPGVVVVPQANGFFGALMPFGEHKGYGLAVACELLGGALTGGGTWHHPTVSVRAVYNSMLTILIDPGKLGTQSAMETDALAFVEWLRKSPPADGVNAVQIAGEPERRARLQREQDGIEVDAGTWEEIVGAANKVGLSL, encoded by the coding sequence ATGCAAAAAGTGCTTCAAGCCCAATACCTGCGTGCACAAGCAGCTAGCATTTTTATAGCGGCCGGCAGTTCGCCCGCTGAGGCGGAGAAGGTCGCCGCCAACCTGGTGATGGCCAACCTGAGCGGCCACGACTCTCACGGCATCGGCATGCTTCCGCGCTACGTCGACGCCGTGCTCGAAGGCGGGCTGACGCCGAACGCCGAAGTCAAAACCCTGCTGGACACCGGCTCGCTGCTCAGCCTGAACGGCCAGCGCGGCTATGGCCAGTCCATCGGTGAGCAGGCAATGGCGCTGGGCATGGCGCGCGCCAAAACCCACGGCAGCTGCATCATGGCGCTGGCCGAATCGCACCACCTGGGACGCATCGGGCACTTCGCCGAAATGGCAGTCGCCCAGGGTCTGGTGTCGCTGCATTTTGTGAACGTGATGACGCGGCCGGTCGTGGCCGCCTGGGGCGGCAGCGATGGGCGCTACGGCACCAACCCCTGCTGCATCGGAATCCCTTTAAAAGACCAGCCACCCTTCGTTCTTGACTTCGCGACCAGCCGCGTGGCCCAGGGAAAAATGCGCGTGGCGCACAACCAGGGCAAGTCGGTACAGCCGGGTTTGCTGATCGACGAACACGGCCAGCCCACCACCGACCCGGGCGTTGTGGTGGTGCCGCAAGCCAACGGTTTTTTTGGCGCGCTGATGCCTTTTGGCGAACACAAGGGCTACGGCCTGGCGGTGGCGTGCGAGCTGCTGGGCGGCGCGCTCACCGGCGGCGGCACCTGGCACCACCCTACCGTCAGCGTGCGTGCGGTCTATAACAGCATGCTCACCATCCTGATCGACCCCGGCAAGCTGGGCACCCAGTCGGCCATGGAAACCGATGCACTGGCTTTTGTCGAATGGCTGCGCAAAAGCCCACCGGCCGACGGTGTGAACGCGGTGCAGATCGCGGGCGAGCCGGAACGCCGCGCGCGGCTGCAACGCGAGCAGGACGGCATTGAGGTCGACGCCGGCACCTGGGAAGAAATCGTGGGTGCGGCGAACAAGGTGGGCCTCAGTCTTTAA
- the manD gene encoding D-mannonate dehydratase ManD, which produces MKITNARVIVCSPGRNFVTLKIETDEGLTGIGDATLNGRELSVVSYLTEHVIPCLIGRDPQQIEDIWQYLYKGAYWRRGPVTMSAIAAVDTALWDIKAKAANMPLYQLLGGRSRTGVMVYGHANGSDISHTVEEVLRYKEMGYQAIRAQSGVPGLEKVYGVGRGSMFYEPADASLPSEHDWSSEKYLLHTPKLFDAVRQAVGPDTHLLHDVHHRLTPIEAGRLGKSLEPYHLFWIEDATPAENQEAFRLIRQHTTTPLAVGEIFNTIWDCKDLIQNQLIDYIRATVVHAGGITHLRRIADFAAMHQVRTGCHGATDLSPVCMGAALHFDTWVPNFGVQEYMRHTEQTDEVFPHSYRFDKGLMHCGETPGHGVDIDEKLAAKYPYQRAYLPVNRLQHDGTLWSW; this is translated from the coding sequence ATGAAAATTACCAACGCACGCGTTATCGTCTGCAGCCCCGGCCGCAACTTCGTCACCCTCAAGATCGAAACCGACGAGGGCCTGACCGGCATCGGTGACGCCACGCTCAACGGGCGCGAGCTGTCCGTCGTGAGTTACCTGACCGAGCACGTCATCCCCTGCCTGATCGGCCGCGACCCGCAGCAGATCGAAGACATCTGGCAGTACCTGTACAAGGGCGCTTACTGGCGCCGTGGCCCGGTGACCATGAGCGCGATCGCCGCGGTCGACACGGCCCTCTGGGACATCAAGGCCAAGGCCGCCAACATGCCGCTGTACCAGCTGCTGGGCGGGCGCAGCCGCACCGGCGTGATGGTGTACGGCCACGCCAACGGCAGCGACATCAGCCACACCGTCGAGGAAGTGCTGCGCTACAAGGAAATGGGTTACCAGGCGATACGCGCGCAAAGCGGCGTGCCCGGGCTGGAAAAGGTCTACGGCGTGGGCCGGGGCAGCATGTTCTATGAGCCGGCCGACGCCAGCCTGCCGAGCGAGCACGACTGGAGCAGCGAGAAATACCTGCTGCACACGCCCAAGCTGTTTGACGCGGTGCGCCAGGCCGTGGGGCCGGACACCCATTTGCTGCACGACGTGCACCACCGGCTGACGCCCATCGAGGCGGGCCGTCTGGGCAAGTCGCTGGAGCCCTACCACCTGTTCTGGATCGAGGACGCGACGCCGGCTGAAAACCAGGAGGCCTTCCGCCTGATCCGCCAGCACACCACCACGCCGCTGGCCGTGGGCGAGATTTTCAACACCATCTGGGACTGCAAGGACTTGATCCAGAACCAGCTGATCGATTACATCCGCGCGACGGTGGTGCACGCCGGCGGCATCACCCACCTGCGCCGCATCGCCGACTTTGCCGCCATGCACCAGGTGCGCACCGGCTGCCACGGCGCGACGGACCTGTCACCGGTGTGCATGGGTGCGGCGCTGCACTTTGACACCTGGGTGCCCAACTTCGGCGTGCAGGAATACATGCGCCACACCGAGCAGACCGACGAGGTCTTCCCGCACAGCTACCGCTTTGACAAAGGCCTTATGCACTGCGGTGAAACGCCGGGCCACGGCGTGGACATCGACGAAAAGCTGGCCGCCAAATACCCCTACCAGCGCGCCTACCTGCCGGTGAACCGCCTGCAGCACGACGGCACCCTGTGGAGTTGGTAG
- a CDS encoding ABC transporter substrate-binding protein, whose product MKHPSFIRRQVPALIAGLLMAAGVGQAFAQAVPAPGTSARIDAIKKAGVLRAAVLSNPPWLVENTTGSGDAWAGPAWILANEYARLLGVKLQAVPVSHETKVPVLASNQADMTISPLSVTPERLKVVDFVTYSATALCMFGRADNPKVAKAKSIDEFNSPDITVAYFTGGGEENWVKKRFPNAKLRGVSTAGTAAPVEEIMAKRADVTPINRVPWVALNRKVKGLKALPDGNNCQNSTEQAVPIGLAIDKNQPEYFNWLKAVNETMKPKLEADEIRVIGTM is encoded by the coding sequence ATGAAACATCCCTCATTCATCCGCCGGCAGGTGCCGGCACTTATCGCCGGCCTGCTGATGGCAGCCGGCGTCGGCCAGGCATTTGCCCAGGCCGTCCCGGCGCCCGGCACCAGCGCGCGCATCGACGCGATCAAGAAAGCCGGCGTGCTGCGTGCCGCCGTGCTGTCCAACCCGCCCTGGCTGGTGGAGAACACCACCGGTTCGGGCGACGCCTGGGCCGGCCCGGCGTGGATTCTGGCCAATGAATATGCGCGCCTGCTGGGCGTGAAGCTGCAGGCCGTGCCGGTCTCGCACGAGACCAAGGTGCCGGTGCTGGCCTCCAACCAGGCCGACATGACGATCTCGCCGCTGTCGGTGACGCCGGAGCGCCTGAAAGTCGTGGACTTCGTGACCTACTCGGCCACGGCGCTGTGCATGTTCGGCCGCGCCGACAACCCCAAGGTGGCCAAGGCCAAATCGATTGACGAGTTCAACAGCCCCGACATCACGGTGGCCTACTTCACCGGCGGCGGTGAAGAGAACTGGGTCAAAAAGCGTTTCCCCAACGCCAAACTGCGCGGTGTCTCCACCGCCGGCACCGCCGCGCCCGTCGAAGAAATCATGGCCAAGCGCGCCGACGTGACGCCGATCAACCGGGTGCCATGGGTTGCGCTGAACCGCAAGGTCAAGGGCCTGAAGGCGCTGCCCGACGGCAACAACTGCCAGAACAGCACCGAGCAGGCCGTGCCCATCGGCCTGGCCATCGACAAGAACCAGCCCGAGTACTTCAACTGGCTCAAGGCCGTGAACGAAACGATGAAGCCCAAGCTCGAAGCGGACGAAATCCGCGTCATCGGCACGATGTAA
- a CDS encoding response regulator transcription factor, translating to MRLLLVEDDVMVASGIKLGLSDAGYAVDWVGSAERAEEVLQGETFDAAIIDIGLPRIDGLELTRRLRRGGLAMPVLILTARDALQDRVQGLDLGADDYMVKPFELPELLARLRALLRRSQAATSATLSFGALELDTANREARAGGQLIELGPREWTVMEYLLINAPKPASKDKLLQAMTGWDKEITPNAIEVYISRLRGKLEPHGIAVRSIRGFGYRLELVEAAPGLPGAGGE from the coding sequence ATGCGACTCCTACTGGTTGAAGACGACGTGATGGTTGCCAGCGGCATCAAGCTGGGGCTCAGCGACGCCGGTTACGCGGTCGACTGGGTCGGCAGCGCCGAGCGGGCCGAGGAAGTCCTGCAAGGTGAAACCTTCGACGCCGCCATCATCGACATCGGCCTGCCGCGCATCGACGGGCTGGAGCTGACCCGGCGCCTGCGGCGCGGCGGGCTGGCGATGCCGGTGCTCATCCTCACCGCGCGCGACGCGCTGCAGGACCGCGTCCAGGGGCTGGACCTGGGTGCCGACGACTACATGGTCAAGCCTTTTGAGCTGCCCGAGCTGCTGGCGCGCCTGCGTGCGCTGTTGCGCCGCTCCCAGGCCGCCACCAGCGCCACCCTGAGCTTCGGGGCGCTGGAGCTGGACACGGCCAACCGCGAAGCCCGCGCCGGCGGCCAGCTGATCGAGCTCGGCCCGCGCGAATGGACGGTGATGGAATATTTGCTGATCAACGCCCCCAAACCCGCCAGCAAAGACAAGCTGCTGCAGGCCATGACCGGCTGGGACAAGGAAATCACGCCCAACGCCATCGAGGTGTATATCTCGCGACTGCGCGGCAAGCTCGAGCCCCACGGCATTGCCGTGCGCTCCATTCGCGGGTTTGGCTACCGCCTTGAACTGGTGGAAGCCGCGCCCGGCTTGCCCGGCGCCGGCGGCGAATAA